In Salana multivorans, a single genomic region encodes these proteins:
- the purL gene encoding phosphoribosylformylglycinamidine synthase subunit PurL translates to MPAELPDTVENAAATPERDLPFRDLGLKDDEYARIVELLGRRPTAAELAMYSVMWSEHCSYKSSKNHLRQFGEKTTPAMKEHLLVGIGENAGVVDIGDGWAVTFKVESHNHPSYVEPYQGAATGVGGIVRDIISMGARPVAVMDQLRFGAVDHPDTARVVHGVVGGVGGYGNCLGLPNIGGETEFDPCYQGNPLVNALCLGVLRHEDIHLANASGVGNRVVLFGARTGGDGIGGASILASETFEGGMPAKRPSVQVGDPFMEKVLIECCLELFAAGLVEGIQDLGAAGISCATSELASNGDGGMHVDLEKVLLRDPTLTAGEILMSESQERMMAVVRPENLEAFLAVTGKWDVETAVIGEVTDSGRLTIDHFGHRIVDVDPRTVAHEGPVYDRPYARPAWQDGLNADAGEALPRPETLEAVVAQVRALVASENLASTSWITSQYDHYVQGNTALAMPDDAGVVRVDETTGLGVAIATDANGRFAKLDPYAGAQHALAEAYRNVATVGARPLAVTDCLNFGSPEDPDSMWQLVQAITGLADACRELGVPVTGGNVSLYNGTGEPGRIDSSINPTPVVGVLGVLDDVARATPSGWREAGLAVYLLGTTREELSGSEWARVVHRHLGGVPPRVDLAAERALAAILVNASRDDVALAAHDLSKGGLAIALVDACLRYGVGARVDLTQLMARDGVDLTSALFAESGARALVAVPREAEVALADLCSARGFPLLRLGETAEDGTLALDTPQGPVELPLDPLAAASAATLPSYFG, encoded by the coding sequence ATGCCAGCCGAGCTCCCCGACACGGTCGAGAACGCCGCCGCGACGCCGGAGCGCGACCTCCCGTTCCGCGACCTCGGCCTCAAGGACGACGAGTACGCGCGCATCGTCGAGCTCCTCGGGCGCCGCCCGACCGCGGCCGAGCTGGCCATGTACTCGGTCATGTGGAGCGAGCACTGCTCCTACAAGTCGAGCAAGAACCACCTGCGCCAGTTCGGCGAGAAGACCACGCCGGCCATGAAGGAGCACCTCCTGGTCGGCATCGGCGAGAACGCCGGCGTCGTCGACATCGGCGACGGCTGGGCCGTCACGTTCAAGGTCGAGTCGCACAACCACCCCAGCTACGTCGAGCCCTACCAGGGTGCGGCGACCGGCGTCGGCGGCATCGTCCGCGACATCATCTCGATGGGCGCGCGGCCCGTCGCCGTCATGGACCAGCTCCGGTTCGGCGCGGTCGACCACCCGGACACGGCCCGCGTCGTGCACGGGGTCGTCGGCGGGGTCGGCGGCTACGGCAACTGCCTCGGGCTGCCGAACATCGGCGGCGAGACCGAGTTCGACCCCTGCTACCAGGGCAACCCGCTCGTCAACGCGCTCTGCCTCGGTGTGCTCCGGCACGAGGACATCCACCTCGCCAACGCGTCCGGCGTCGGGAACCGGGTGGTGCTGTTCGGTGCCCGGACCGGCGGCGACGGCATCGGCGGCGCGTCGATCCTCGCGAGCGAGACGTTCGAGGGCGGCATGCCGGCCAAGCGGCCCAGCGTCCAGGTCGGCGACCCGTTCATGGAGAAGGTCCTCATCGAGTGCTGCCTCGAGCTGTTCGCGGCGGGTCTCGTCGAGGGCATCCAGGACCTCGGCGCTGCCGGGATCTCGTGCGCGACGAGCGAGCTCGCGAGCAACGGCGACGGCGGGATGCACGTCGACCTGGAGAAGGTCCTGCTGCGCGACCCGACGCTCACGGCCGGCGAGATCCTCATGTCCGAGTCGCAGGAGCGGATGATGGCCGTCGTCCGGCCCGAGAACCTCGAGGCGTTCCTCGCGGTGACCGGCAAGTGGGACGTCGAGACCGCCGTCATCGGTGAGGTCACCGACTCCGGGCGACTGACGATCGACCACTTCGGCCACCGCATCGTCGATGTCGACCCGCGCACCGTCGCGCACGAGGGCCCGGTCTACGACCGCCCCTACGCGCGTCCCGCCTGGCAGGACGGGCTCAACGCCGACGCCGGCGAGGCCCTCCCGCGTCCGGAGACCCTCGAGGCCGTCGTCGCGCAGGTCCGCGCGCTGGTCGCGAGCGAGAACCTCGCATCGACGTCGTGGATCACCTCGCAGTACGACCACTACGTCCAGGGCAACACGGCCCTCGCGATGCCCGACGACGCCGGCGTCGTCCGCGTCGACGAGACCACCGGGCTCGGCGTCGCCATCGCGACGGACGCCAACGGCCGGTTCGCCAAGCTCGACCCGTACGCCGGCGCGCAGCACGCGCTCGCCGAGGCGTACCGCAACGTCGCGACGGTCGGCGCGCGGCCGCTCGCCGTCACCGACTGCCTCAACTTCGGCAGCCCCGAGGACCCCGACTCGATGTGGCAGCTCGTCCAGGCGATCACCGGCCTGGCCGACGCGTGCCGCGAGCTCGGCGTGCCCGTGACCGGCGGCAACGTCTCCCTCTACAACGGCACCGGCGAGCCCGGCCGGATCGACTCCTCGATCAACCCGACGCCGGTCGTCGGCGTGCTCGGCGTCCTCGACGACGTCGCCCGCGCGACGCCGTCGGGCTGGCGCGAGGCGGGCCTCGCCGTGTACCTCCTCGGCACGACCCGCGAGGAGCTCTCGGGCTCGGAGTGGGCCCGCGTCGTGCACCGTCACCTCGGCGGCGTGCCGCCGCGGGTCGACCTCGCGGCCGAGCGCGCGCTCGCCGCGATCCTCGTCAACGCCTCGCGCGACGACGTGGCGCTCGCCGCGCACGACCTGTCCAAGGGCGGCCTCGCGATCGCCCTGGTCGACGCCTGCCTGCGCTACGGCGTCGGCGCGCGCGTCGACCTCACCCAGCTCATGGCGCGCGACGGCGTCGACCTGACCTCGGCGCTGTTCGCCGAGTCCGGCGCCCGCGCCCTCGTCGCCGTGCCGCGAGAGGCCGAGGTGGCCCTGGCCGACCTCTGCTCCGCGCGCGGCTTCCCCCTGCTCCGCCTCGGTGAGACCGCCGAGGACGGCACCCTCGCCCTCGACACCCCCCAGGGCCCCGTCGAGCTCCCGCTCGACCCGCTCGCCGCCGCGTCCGCGGCCACGCTCCCGTCGTACTTCGGCTGA
- the gdhA gene encoding NADP-specific glutamate dehydrogenase: MTSLEPVLSTVLLRNPGEPEFHQAVREVFDSLGPAVARRPEYVEVIERLCEPERQIIFRVPWVDDAGRVHVNRGFRVQYNSALGPYKGGLRFHPSVNLGIVKFLGFEQIFKNALTGMPIGGGKGGADFNPHGRSDAEVMRFCQSFMTELANHIGEYTDVPAGDIGVGGREIGYLFGQYRRVTNSYESGALTGKGLSWGGSRARTEATGYGAVIFAQEMLRTRGEGFDGRRVVVSGSGNVAIYAIEKAQELGAHVVAFSDSSGYVVDEAGVDLELLKDIKERSRGRVADYVERRPSSALGTGSIWDVPCEVALPCATQNELDEENARRLVTNGVLAVAEGANMPCTPGAVEVFREAGVLFGPGKAANAGGVATSALEMQQNASRDSWTFEYTVARLTDVMVGIHHACLETADAYDAPGNYVLGANVAGFTKVADAMIAQGVI, encoded by the coding sequence ATGACGAGCCTCGAACCGGTGCTCAGCACCGTCCTCCTCCGCAACCCCGGTGAGCCGGAGTTCCACCAGGCCGTGCGGGAGGTGTTCGACTCGCTCGGACCGGCCGTGGCCCGCCGCCCCGAGTACGTCGAGGTCATCGAGCGTCTGTGCGAGCCCGAGCGCCAGATCATCTTCCGCGTGCCGTGGGTCGACGACGCCGGCCGCGTCCACGTCAACCGCGGCTTCCGCGTCCAGTACAACTCGGCCCTCGGCCCGTACAAGGGCGGCCTGCGGTTCCACCCGTCCGTCAACCTCGGCATCGTGAAGTTCCTCGGGTTCGAGCAGATCTTCAAGAACGCGCTCACCGGCATGCCGATCGGCGGCGGCAAGGGCGGCGCGGACTTCAACCCGCACGGCCGCTCGGACGCCGAGGTCATGCGGTTCTGCCAGTCGTTCATGACGGAGCTGGCCAACCACATCGGCGAGTACACCGACGTCCCGGCCGGTGACATCGGCGTCGGCGGGCGCGAGATCGGCTACCTGTTCGGCCAGTACCGCCGCGTCACGAACTCCTACGAGTCCGGCGCGCTCACGGGCAAGGGCCTGTCCTGGGGCGGCTCGCGCGCCCGGACCGAGGCGACGGGCTACGGCGCCGTCATCTTCGCCCAGGAGATGCTCCGCACGCGGGGCGAGGGCTTCGACGGGCGCCGCGTCGTGGTGTCGGGCTCCGGCAACGTCGCGATCTACGCGATCGAGAAGGCCCAGGAGCTCGGCGCGCACGTCGTCGCGTTCTCCGACTCCTCCGGCTACGTGGTCGACGAGGCCGGTGTCGACCTCGAGCTGCTCAAGGACATCAAGGAGCGCAGCCGCGGCCGCGTCGCCGACTACGTCGAGCGTCGTCCCAGCTCGGCGCTCGGCACCGGCTCGATCTGGGACGTGCCGTGCGAGGTCGCGCTCCCGTGCGCCACGCAGAACGAGCTCGACGAGGAGAACGCGCGCCGCCTCGTGACGAACGGCGTCCTCGCCGTCGCCGAGGGCGCCAACATGCCGTGCACGCCGGGGGCCGTCGAGGTCTTCCGCGAGGCCGGCGTGCTGTTCGGCCCGGGCAAGGCAGCGAACGCGGGCGGCGTGGCGACGTCGGCGCTGGAGATGCAGCAGAACGCCAGCCGCGACTCCTGGACGTTCGAGTACACGGTCGCGCGGCTGACGGACGTCATGGTCGGCATCCACCACGCCTGCCTCGAGACCGCCGACGCCTACGACGCCCCGGGCAACTACGTGCTCGGCGCGAACGTCGCCGGCTTCACCAAGGTCGCCGACGCCATGATCGCCCAGGGCGTGATCTGA
- a CDS encoding sulfite exporter TauE/SafE family protein, translating to MTDPAAPARPRAWLTFVLIGLAAGLLSGLFGVGGGTVIVPALVAFAGFDRRRAAGTSLLAIVPTSLVGTLTYGLDGHVSVLTAAILAAGTVVGAQIGAWLLARLSQQVLRWAFVAFLVVVAVQLFLTVPLRDGSIEVGPGLIAGLVAVGLVTGILSGLLGVGGGVIVVPAMILLFGYSDLLAKGTSLLMMIPTAVSGTVANLRRGFVDWRGGLLVGLGACLTVTLGSWVARLLEPRVANLLFVAFLLFLIWKTVAEALRARRARRG from the coding sequence GTGACCGACCCCGCCGCCCCGGCGAGGCCGCGAGCCTGGCTCACGTTCGTGCTGATCGGGCTCGCGGCCGGGCTGCTGTCCGGCCTGTTCGGGGTCGGCGGCGGGACGGTCATCGTCCCCGCGCTCGTCGCCTTCGCCGGGTTCGACCGGCGACGGGCGGCGGGGACGTCGCTGCTCGCCATCGTGCCGACGTCGCTCGTCGGGACGCTCACCTACGGCCTCGACGGCCACGTGAGCGTCCTGACCGCGGCGATCCTCGCGGCCGGGACGGTCGTCGGCGCCCAGATCGGCGCGTGGCTGCTCGCGCGGCTGTCCCAGCAGGTGCTGCGCTGGGCGTTCGTCGCGTTCCTCGTCGTCGTGGCCGTGCAGCTCTTCCTCACCGTCCCGCTCCGGGACGGCTCGATCGAGGTCGGGCCGGGGCTGATCGCGGGCCTCGTGGCCGTGGGACTCGTGACCGGCATCCTGTCGGGGCTGCTCGGCGTCGGCGGCGGCGTCATCGTCGTGCCGGCGATGATCCTGCTGTTCGGCTACTCCGACCTGCTGGCCAAGGGCACCTCGCTGCTCATGATGATCCCGACGGCCGTCTCCGGGACGGTCGCGAACCTGCGTCGCGGGTTCGTCGACTGGCGCGGCGGCCTGCTCGTGGGGCTCGGGGCGTGCCTGACGGTGACGCTCGGGTCCTGGGTCGCGCGGCTGCTCGAGCCCCGCGTCGCCAACCTGCTGTTCGTCGCCTTCCTGCTCTTCCTCATCTGGAAGACGGTGGCCGAGGCGCTCCGCGCCCGGCGGGCGCGGCGCGGCTGA
- a CDS encoding MFS transporter, producing MPVPADPDSPRDATDARPPRDARWPAFAVCLGAGFMTLLDVTIVNVALPSIEHSLGAGPNELQWILAGYTLAFGLALVPSGRLGDVFGRRTLFLVGLAAFALTSAACGLALTGTALAATRFAQGLAAGVLNPQIIGFIQDLFTGPARGRAFGWFGATVGVATAIGPLAGGALLALFGTQEGWRSVFLVNVPIGLVLFPFAWRLLPRSARDRGGRARLDVVGSILLAAGVVAIMWPFVTSGGEGGGSASPAATPAWWTIGVGVALLVTLWWWERRVERTGGLPLLPAALLRMRSFAFGVAVSTLYFLAFTGVWLSSTLYLQTGMGLTPLQAGLVLTPFSISGAIAAWFGGRLISRFGRPLVVVGIAVSAAALLAVMLVVRASTDLSAVWLVAGILTVAGLGNGLVISPNQTLTLAQVPVGDAGTAAGALQTMQRIGAAVGVSANAAAFFAVLGADPGTADYARAFSVSLTIVVAILVLALVVAIADWRRREHAGVAHAV from the coding sequence GTGCCCGTTCCCGCCGATCCCGACTCCCCCCGCGACGCCACCGACGCGCGGCCACCGCGCGACGCCCGCTGGCCGGCGTTCGCCGTGTGCCTCGGCGCGGGCTTCATGACGCTGCTCGACGTCACGATCGTCAACGTCGCCCTGCCGTCGATCGAGCACTCGCTCGGCGCGGGACCGAACGAGCTGCAGTGGATCCTCGCCGGCTACACCCTCGCGTTCGGCCTCGCGCTCGTCCCCTCGGGCCGGCTCGGCGACGTCTTCGGTCGCCGCACGCTGTTCCTCGTCGGCCTCGCGGCGTTCGCGCTGACGTCGGCCGCCTGCGGGCTCGCCCTCACGGGCACCGCGCTCGCCGCGACCCGGTTCGCCCAGGGGCTCGCGGCCGGCGTGCTCAACCCGCAGATCATCGGCTTCATCCAGGACCTGTTCACGGGACCGGCCCGCGGACGCGCCTTCGGCTGGTTCGGCGCGACGGTCGGCGTCGCGACCGCGATCGGCCCGCTCGCCGGTGGCGCCCTGCTCGCGCTGTTCGGGACGCAGGAGGGCTGGCGCTCGGTGTTCCTCGTCAACGTCCCGATCGGGCTCGTCCTGTTCCCGTTCGCGTGGCGGCTGCTGCCGCGCAGCGCGCGGGACCGCGGCGGACGGGCGCGGCTCGACGTCGTCGGCTCGATCCTCCTCGCGGCCGGCGTCGTCGCGATCATGTGGCCGTTCGTGACGTCGGGCGGGGAGGGCGGCGGCTCGGCGTCCCCGGCCGCGACGCCCGCGTGGTGGACGATCGGCGTCGGCGTCGCGCTGCTGGTGACGCTGTGGTGGTGGGAGCGCCGCGTCGAGCGGACGGGCGGCCTGCCGCTCCTGCCGGCGGCCCTGCTGCGGATGCGGTCGTTCGCGTTCGGTGTCGCGGTCTCGACGCTGTACTTCCTCGCGTTCACCGGCGTCTGGCTGTCCTCGACGCTCTACCTGCAGACCGGGATGGGCCTGACGCCGCTCCAGGCGGGACTCGTGCTGACGCCGTTCTCGATCTCCGGTGCGATCGCCGCGTGGTTCGGCGGACGGCTCATCTCCCGGTTCGGCCGCCCGCTCGTCGTCGTGGGGATCGCGGTCTCGGCCGCCGCGCTGCTCGCCGTCATGCTCGTGGTCCGCGCGAGCACGGACCTGAGCGCCGTCTGGCTCGTCGCCGGCATCCTCACGGTCGCCGGGCTGGGCAACGGGCTGGTCATCTCGCCGAACCAGACGCTCACGCTCGCCCAGGTGCCGGTCGGCGACGCCGGGACGGCGGCCGGTGCGCTCCAGACGATGCAGCGCATCGGGGCCGCGGTCGGCGTCAGCGCGAACGCCGCGGCGTTCTTCGCCGTGCTCGGCGCTGACCCCGGCACCGCCGACTACGCGCGGGCCTTCTCGGTGTCGCTCACGATCGTCGTCGCGATCCTCGTCCTCGCGCTCGTCGTCGCGATCGCCGACTGGCGTCGCCGCGAGCACGCCGGCGTCGCGCACGCCGTCTGA
- a CDS encoding helix-turn-helix domain-containing protein: protein MPLDHRQLPTFAADAVEVPFVIAGFDELVDTDTRWSEHSHPTHELLWNERGASSVTVGPRTWTITPLLGLWVPAGIVHTGLAPAGTWYRTSHFGVRAVASISDGPVAVTITPLLRLLLQRLGEEGLSDGSRGVTEAMVLDVLRPADRELIVHVPSAQLLRPIVDAVRADPGDPRTLEVWARELGVSTRTLSRAFRAETGQGYSAWLSAVRTHRAIALLARGEDLADVADELGYASVSAFGAAFRRVTGATPTSFRPRPAGAGAARVGPGAGAPVGPGAG from the coding sequence GTGCCGCTCGACCACCGTCAGCTCCCGACCTTCGCCGCCGACGCCGTCGAGGTTCCGTTCGTCATCGCGGGGTTCGACGAGCTGGTCGACACCGACACCCGCTGGTCCGAGCACTCCCACCCGACCCACGAGCTGCTCTGGAACGAGCGCGGCGCCTCGTCGGTCACGGTCGGGCCGCGGACGTGGACGATCACGCCGCTGCTCGGCCTGTGGGTGCCGGCCGGCATCGTGCACACGGGGCTGGCGCCGGCCGGGACCTGGTACCGCACCTCGCACTTCGGCGTGCGCGCGGTCGCGTCGATCTCGGACGGGCCGGTGGCGGTCACGATCACGCCGCTGCTGCGGCTGCTGCTGCAGCGGCTGGGCGAGGAGGGGTTGTCGGACGGCTCGCGCGGCGTGACCGAGGCGATGGTGCTCGACGTCCTGCGTCCGGCCGACCGCGAGCTCATCGTGCACGTGCCGAGCGCGCAGCTCCTGCGGCCGATCGTCGACGCCGTGCGCGCCGACCCCGGCGACCCGCGGACGCTCGAGGTGTGGGCGCGCGAGCTCGGGGTCAGCACGCGCACGCTCAGCCGGGCCTTCCGCGCCGAGACCGGCCAGGGGTACTCGGCCTGGCTCTCCGCGGTGCGGACGCACCGCGCGATCGCCCTGCTCGCCCGCGGGGAGGACCTCGCCGACGTCGCCGACGAGCTCGGGTACGCCTCGGTCAGCGCCTTCGGCGCCGCGTTCCGCCGGGTGACGGGGGCGACACCGACGTCGTTCCGTCCGCGTCCGGCCGGCGCGGGCGCCGCGCGGGTCGGGCCCGGCGCGGGCGCGCCGGTCGGGCCTGGCGCCGGCTGA
- a CDS encoding ABC transporter substrate-binding protein — protein sequence MRVTRALAAIVAAAALGLTACASTNDDGSSAETPADAGTTASGDAGASADGEYPIEIDHAFGTTTLTEKPERVATVNWANHEVPLSLGVVPVGMAAANFADEDGDGLLPWVKDALDELGAETPVLFDESDGIDFEAVADTDPDVILAAYSGLTQEDYDTLSEIAPTVAFPETPWTTSWRDMIRLNSAGMGMAAEGDDLIEELDGLIADAAAANPVLADSSVMFLTHVDVSDLSVVNFYTPADTRVAYFADLGMQTPESIASFEPDPTNPFAGSISAENADVFDDVDVIVTYGDQAMIDSLKADPLLGLMPAIANDAVVLLDGSTAEATAANPTPLQLPYLLDWYVSQLVTAAEKSQP from the coding sequence ATGCGCGTCACCCGCGCCCTGGCCGCGATCGTCGCGGCCGCAGCGCTCGGCCTCACGGCCTGCGCCTCGACGAACGACGACGGCTCGTCGGCCGAGACCCCGGCGGACGCCGGGACCACCGCGAGCGGCGACGCCGGCGCGTCGGCCGACGGCGAGTACCCGATCGAGATCGACCACGCGTTCGGCACCACGACCCTCACCGAGAAGCCCGAGCGGGTCGCCACCGTCAACTGGGCGAACCACGAGGTGCCGCTCTCGCTCGGCGTCGTGCCGGTCGGCATGGCCGCGGCCAACTTCGCCGACGAGGACGGCGACGGCCTGCTCCCCTGGGTCAAGGACGCGCTCGACGAGCTCGGTGCCGAGACGCCGGTGCTGTTCGACGAGAGCGACGGCATCGACTTCGAGGCGGTCGCCGACACCGACCCCGACGTCATCCTCGCCGCCTACTCCGGCCTCACGCAGGAGGACTACGACACGCTCTCGGAGATCGCCCCGACGGTCGCGTTCCCCGAGACGCCGTGGACCACGTCGTGGCGCGACATGATCCGGCTCAACTCGGCCGGGATGGGCATGGCCGCCGAGGGCGACGACCTCATCGAGGAGCTGGACGGCCTGATCGCCGACGCCGCGGCGGCCAACCCGGTGCTCGCGGACAGCTCCGTCATGTTCCTCACCCACGTCGACGTCTCCGACCTCAGCGTCGTCAACTTCTACACGCCGGCCGACACCCGCGTCGCGTACTTCGCCGACCTGGGGATGCAGACCCCGGAGAGCATCGCCTCGTTCGAGCCCGACCCGACGAACCCGTTCGCCGGCTCCATCAGCGCCGAGAACGCCGACGTGTTCGACGACGTCGACGTCATCGTCACCTACGGCGACCAGGCGATGATCGACTCCCTCAAGGCCGACCCGCTGCTGGGCCTCATGCCCGCGATCGCGAACGACGCGGTCGTCCTGCTCGACGGCTCGACCGCGGAGGCGACGGCGGCCAACCCCACGCCGCTGCAGCTCCCGTACCTCCTGGACTGGTACGTCTCGCAGCTCGTGACGGCCGCCGAGAAGTCGCAGCCGTAG
- a CDS encoding FecCD family ABC transporter permease, with translation MTTLVDPPVSGAARVLRPRRLRLLWLLGLVALVVVIALASIALGARDVDWGPIASALAGNAGTFDEAAVTKRIPRTVLALLVGAALGLSGAVMQGVTRNPLADPGILGVNTGAALAVAIGVAWFGLWTYTDYIWTAIVGASVTAVVVYAVGSLGRGGATPLKLALAGAATSAALASFITAVVLGRNDIAGVLRSWQIGGVGGASFAAIGQVLPFLVAGTAISLLAARSLNSLALGDELAAGLGENVVLARLGAALGAVVLAGAATAVAGPIGFVGLVVPHVCRLLVGPDHRWLLPFSVLGGAALLTLSDVVGRLVVRPSELDVGIVTAFVGAPFFIWLVRRQKVREL, from the coding sequence GTGACCACCCTCGTCGACCCACCCGTCTCGGGCGCAGCACGCGTGCTGCGCCCGAGACGCCTGCGCCTGCTCTGGCTCCTCGGCCTGGTCGCCCTCGTCGTCGTGATCGCGCTGGCCTCGATCGCGCTGGGGGCGCGGGACGTCGACTGGGGGCCGATCGCGTCGGCGCTCGCGGGCAACGCCGGCACGTTCGACGAGGCGGCCGTCACCAAGCGGATCCCGCGCACGGTGCTGGCGCTGCTGGTCGGCGCGGCGCTCGGTCTGTCGGGCGCCGTCATGCAGGGCGTCACCCGCAACCCGCTCGCCGACCCGGGCATCCTCGGCGTCAACACGGGGGCGGCGCTCGCGGTCGCGATCGGCGTCGCGTGGTTCGGCCTGTGGACGTACACGGACTACATCTGGACGGCGATCGTCGGGGCGAGCGTCACGGCCGTCGTCGTCTACGCGGTCGGCTCGCTCGGTCGCGGGGGAGCGACGCCGCTCAAGCTCGCGCTCGCGGGGGCGGCGACCTCGGCCGCGCTGGCGTCGTTCATCACCGCCGTCGTGCTGGGCCGCAACGACATCGCCGGCGTCCTGCGCTCGTGGCAGATCGGCGGGGTCGGCGGCGCCTCCTTCGCCGCGATCGGCCAGGTGCTGCCCTTCCTCGTCGCGGGGACGGCGATCAGCCTGCTCGCCGCACGGTCGCTCAACTCCCTCGCGCTCGGCGACGAGCTCGCCGCCGGTCTCGGCGAGAACGTCGTCCTCGCCCGGCTCGGTGCCGCGCTCGGCGCGGTCGTGCTGGCCGGCGCCGCCACCGCGGTCGCCGGGCCGATCGGGTTCGTCGGCCTCGTCGTCCCGCACGTGTGCCGCCTGCTGGTCGGCCCCGACCACCGCTGGCTGCTGCCGTTCTCGGTGCTCGGCGGGGCGGCGCTGCTGACCCTGTCCGACGTCGTCGGTCGGCTCGTCGTGCGCCCGAGCGAGCTCGACGTCGGCATCGTGACGGCCTTCGTCGGCGCCCCGTTCTTCATCTGGCTGGTCCGCCGGCAGAAGGTGCGTGAGCTGTGA
- a CDS encoding FecCD family ABC transporter permease: MTAVAVARDRVQRGRRRRVIVAVVAVVIAAAFVVSLMIGHTFYPIDQVVRVVLGEDVAGASFTVGRLRLPRAIVAVVVGFCFGLGGVTFQTMLRNPLASPDIIGITSGAGAAASFAIIVLRLTDSQVSAFAIAAGLGVALLVYVLSFRSGVLGTRLILVGIGVAAMLDAFTAYVLSRAGEWDLQLAMRWLSGSLNGTTWADARIVVVALVVLGPVLLSQSRNLDALRLGDDTAAALGVRVERTRVLLIVAAVGLIAFGTAAAGPIAFVAFLAGPIAARVVGPHGSLLVPAGLVGALLVVVGDLLGQWAFGTRFPVGVVTGVLGAPYLLYLIVRTNRAGGSL; encoded by the coding sequence GTGACGGCCGTCGCCGTCGCCCGCGACCGCGTCCAGCGAGGCCGCCGGCGCCGCGTCATCGTCGCGGTCGTCGCCGTCGTCATCGCGGCCGCCTTCGTCGTCTCGCTCATGATCGGCCACACGTTCTACCCGATCGACCAGGTCGTCCGGGTCGTCCTCGGCGAGGACGTCGCGGGCGCCTCGTTCACGGTCGGGCGACTGCGGCTGCCCCGGGCGATCGTCGCGGTCGTCGTGGGGTTCTGCTTCGGGCTCGGCGGCGTGACCTTCCAGACGATGCTGCGCAACCCGCTCGCCAGCCCCGACATCATCGGCATCACCTCGGGGGCCGGGGCCGCCGCCTCCTTCGCGATCATCGTGCTGCGGCTGACCGACTCCCAGGTCTCGGCGTTCGCGATCGCCGCGGGGCTCGGCGTCGCGCTGCTCGTCTACGTCCTGTCGTTCCGCAGCGGGGTGCTCGGCACCCGGCTCATCCTCGTCGGCATCGGCGTGGCCGCCATGCTCGACGCGTTCACGGCCTACGTGCTCTCCCGCGCGGGAGAGTGGGACCTGCAGCTCGCCATGCGCTGGCTGTCCGGCAGCCTCAACGGGACGACGTGGGCCGACGCGCGGATCGTCGTCGTCGCGCTCGTGGTGCTCGGACCGGTGCTGCTGTCGCAGTCGCGCAACCTCGACGCGCTCCGCCTCGGCGACGACACCGCGGCCGCGCTGGGCGTGCGGGTCGAGCGCACCCGCGTCCTGCTCATCGTCGCCGCGGTCGGTCTCATCGCCTTCGGGACGGCCGCCGCCGGCCCGATCGCGTTCGTCGCGTTCCTGGCCGGACCCATCGCCGCGAGGGTCGTCGGTCCGCACGGGTCGCTGCTCGTCCCGGCCGGGCTGGTCGGGGCGCTGCTCGTCGTCGTCGGGGACCTGCTGGGCCAGTGGGCGTTCGGCACCCGGTTCCCGGTCGGCGTCGTCACCGGGGTGCTCGGCGCGCCCTACCTCCTCTACCTCATCGTCCGCACCAACCGCGCGGGAGGGTCGCTGTGA
- a CDS encoding ABC transporter ATP-binding protein, giving the protein MTASHTLTAEALAVGYGERTVIDGLDLAVPPGAITAIVGANACGKSTLLRAMSRLLTPSSGQVLLDGALVHRMPAKRLARVLGLLPQSPIAPDGITVGDLVGRGRHPHQGLFSRWSREDDEAVAAALEATDTVELADRAVDELSGGQRQRVWIAMALAQRTDLLLLDEPTTFLDVCHQVEVLDLLTDLNRTRGTTIVMVLHDLNLAARYADHLVAIADGRIYAAGPPQDVLTVDTVRAVFGMASRIVPDPVSGKPLMLPIGRHHTFADAAPDAVVGGQLDPTDTPEPS; this is encoded by the coding sequence GTGACCGCATCGCACACGCTCACGGCCGAGGCGCTCGCCGTCGGCTACGGGGAGCGCACCGTCATCGACGGGCTCGACCTCGCCGTCCCGCCAGGCGCGATCACCGCGATCGTCGGCGCGAACGCCTGCGGGAAGTCGACGCTGCTACGCGCGATGTCCCGGCTCCTGACGCCGAGCTCCGGGCAGGTGCTGCTCGACGGCGCGCTGGTGCATCGGATGCCGGCCAAGCGGCTCGCGCGCGTCCTCGGCCTCCTGCCGCAGTCGCCCATCGCGCCGGACGGCATCACGGTCGGCGACCTCGTCGGTCGCGGCCGGCACCCGCACCAGGGCCTGTTCTCGCGCTGGTCGCGGGAGGACGACGAGGCCGTCGCCGCCGCGCTCGAGGCCACCGACACGGTCGAGCTCGCCGACCGCGCGGTCGACGAGCTCTCGGGCGGACAGCGGCAGCGGGTGTGGATCGCGATGGCGCTCGCGCAGCGCACCGACCTGCTGCTCCTCGACGAGCCGACGACCTTCCTCGACGTCTGCCACCAGGTCGAGGTGCTGGACCTGCTCACCGACCTCAACCGCACGCGCGGCACCACGATCGTCATGGTGCTGCACGACCTCAACCTGGCCGCGCGCTACGCGGACCACCTCGTCGCGATCGCCGACGGGCGCATCTACGCGGCCGGCCCGCCGCAGGACGTGCTCACGGTCGACACGGTGCGCGCCGTGTTCGGCATGGCGAGCCGGATCGTCCCCGACCCGGTCTCCGGCAAGCCGCTCATGCTGCCGATCGGCCGCCACCACACGTTCGCCGACGCCGCGCCGGACGCGGTCGTCGGCGGCCAGCTCGACCCCACCGACACCCCGGAGCCCTCGTGA